From a single Ammospiza nelsoni isolate bAmmNel1 chromosome 11, bAmmNel1.pri, whole genome shotgun sequence genomic region:
- the ZXDC gene encoding zinc finger protein ZXDC → METQGLPAAEAARARPAAQHGGPAAPPPPGWDPPPAAASSAGSSPAPGLYVSFPVLLLEEKPEPAASPAPSAPPAGPAPDSDGLLLVFNVVRGAAEPGAGGGEEGRAQPGPPPAEPPEEAPDSAPPPQPPPPPPPPPAPLPPAGGDGGDGGGAEDGAFSGTITINNQSLLVRIENGVLTLGPGAEQPAGAAPPAAASPAEPPGGPRPRSPPAFACPEPRCGEAFPRKQQLRLHRLSAHGGGEDGRGGAARPFGCPVPGCAWSFATAYKLRRHLHSHDKLRPFACAAPGCTKRFTTVYNLRAHSRAHEQEAAHKCEACGQRFPSAARLAAHRRRSHLEPERPFRCDFPGCERTFITVSALFSHNRAHFREQEQFSCSFPGCNKQYDKACRLKIHMRSHTGERPFICDFEGCGWSFTSMSKLLRHKRKHEDDRRFMCPVEGCGKSFTRAEHLKGHSITHLGTKPFECPVEGCCAKFSARSSLYIHSKKHLQDVDSLKSRCPVSSCNKLFTSKHSMKTHMVKQHNFSPDLLTQLEATCSLTPSNELTSPGQSDLSNMDLVSLFSNVSSNNSGIAADMALVNSGIVTIDVASVGSTLGGSLPVSNSSLSQAVDPLILVASSDMPQSLDSSLLLGTNATVLQQSTLNLDDVQTVNAEALGSLASLSVRNSSQDVHGLTCSNNLTMDTATLTPSSSLGSTNVPELLTPVKAERNLLPSSDVVGQQEGSKVVTQFVFSNPPGSYSAQKEMDLGTVTGSSFLESSGSARTDYRAIQLAKKKKQKGNGSSTGASGSGQRKNKGGKVSPTNFSSSTPGSRLGGNIVLPNGGLTIRDPATGAQYVQIQLLQDESPGEGDLPFQLSSQSSSSHSQLTVDLPVYILQEPHNSTEDDAGSDNSQFTGSTINLQDLE, encoded by the exons ATGGAAACGCAGGGGCTGCCGGCCGCGGAGgcggcccgggcccggcccgccgcgCAACatggcggccccgccgcgccgccgccgcccggctgggacccgccgcccgccgccgcctcctccgcCGGCAGCAGCCCCGCGCCGGGCCTCTACGTGAGCTTcccggtgctgctgctggaggagaagcCGGAGCCCGCCGCCAGCCCGGCGCCCAGCGCGCCGCCGGCGGGGCCCGCGCCCGACAGCGACGGGCTCCTGCTCGTCTTCAACGTGGTGCGAGGCGCGGCCGAGCccggcgcgggcggcggcgaAGAAGGGcgagcccagcccggcccgccGCCCGCCGAGCCGCCGGAGGAGGCCCCCGActcggccccgccgccgcagccgccgccgcctcctcccccGCCGCCGGCACCGCTGCCCCCCGCGGGCGGCGACGGCGGCGATGGCGGCGGGGCGGAGGACGGCGCCTTCTCGGGGACCATCACCATCAACAACCAGAGCCTGCTGGTGCGCATCGAGAACGGGGTCCTGACGCTGGGGCCCGGCGCCGAGCAGCCCGCGGGCgccgcgccccccgccgccgccagcCCCGCCGAGCCGCCGGGCGGGCCGCGGCCGCGCTCGCCGCCGGCCTTCGCGTGCCCGGAGCCGCGCTGCGGAGAGGCCTTTCCCCGCAAGCAGCAGCTGCGGCTGCACCGGCTCTCGGCGCACGGCGGCGGCGAGGAcgggcggggcggcgcggcgcggccctTCGGCTGCCCCGTGCCGGGCTGCGCCTGGTCCTTCGCCACGGCCTACAAGCTGCGGCGGCACCTGCACTCGCACGACAAGCTGCGGCCGTTCGCCTGCGCGGCGCCCGGCTGCACCAAGCGCTTCACCACCGTGTACAACCTACGGGCGCACAGCCGCGCCCACGAGCAGGAGGCGGCGCACAAGTGCGAGGCGTGCGGGCAGCGCTTCCCCAGCGCCGCCCGCCTCGCCGCCCACCGCCGCCGCAGCCACCTGGAGCCCGAGCGGCCCTTCCGCTGCGACTTCCCCG gCTGTGAGCGAACGTTTATCACAGTGAGTGCATTATTCTCCCACAATCGAGCGCACTTCAGAGAGCAAGAGCAGTTCTCCTGCTCATTCCCTGGCTGTAACAAGCAGTATGACAAGGCCTGCCGACTAAAAATCCACATGAGGAGTCACACAG GTGAAAGACCTTTTATCTGTGACTTTGAAGGCTGTGGCTGGTCTTTTACCAGTATGTCCAAGCTTCTGAGGCATAAAAG GAAACACGAAGATGACAGGAGATTCATGTGCCCAGTAGAAGGCTGTGGGAAGTCCTTCACAAGAGCAGAACACTTGAAAGGCCACAGTATAACTCACCTTGGTACAAAACCATTTGAGTGTCCAGTAGAAG GCTGTTGTGCAAAATTTTCAGCACGAAGTAGTTTGTATATTCACTCCAAGAAACATCTTCAGGATGTGGACTCGTTGAAGTCGCGGTGCCCCGTTTCCAGCTGTAATAAACTGTTCACTTCCAAACACAGCATGAAAACGCACATGGTCAAGCAGCATAACTTCAGCCCAG ATCTCCTAACTCAGCTGGAAGCAACCTGCTCCCTCACCCCCAGCAATGAGCTCACTAGTCCAGGGCAGAGTGATCTCAGCAACATGGACCTCGTCTCCCTGTTTTCCAACGTGTCCAGTAACAACTCTGGAATTGCAGCGGACATGGCGCTGGTGAACTCTGGCATCGTCACCATCGATGTGGCCTCGGTGGGCTCCACGCTGGGAGGCAGCCTGCCTGTCAGTAACAGCTCCCTAAGCCAGGCAGTGGATCCCTTGATCCTGGTGGCCAGCAGTGACATGCCCCAGAGCCTGGACAGTTCTCTCCTGCTGGGAACCAATGCAACGGTTCTACAGCAAAGCACTTTAAATTTGGATGATGTACAGACTGTCAATGCCGAAGCCTTGGGTTCGCTGGCGTCTCTGTCAGTGAGGAATTCCAGTCAGGATGTGCACGGGCTGACATGCAGCAATAATTTAACAATGGACACAGCCACTTtgactccttccagcagcctgggcagcaccaaCGTGCCTGAGTTACTGACACCAGTTAAAGCTGAACGGAATTTGCTCCCCAGCTCAGATGTGGTTGGtcagcaggagggcagcaaaGTCGTGACACAGTTTGTGTTCTCCAACCCCCCAGGGAGTTACAGTGCACAGAAGGAAATGGATCTTGGCACAGTGACTGGCAGCTCGTTTTTG GAGAGCAGTGGGTCTGCGAGAACAGACTACAGAGCCATTCAGCTggccaagaaaaagaaacaaaaagggaatggcagcagcacag GGGCATCTGGTTCTGGTCAGAGGAAAAACAAGGGTGGTAAAGTAAGCCCAACCAACTTTTCTTCCTCTACTCCTGGCAGTCGACTGGGTGGTAACATAGTTCTGCCAAATGGAGGGCTGACAATAAGGGACCCTGCCACAGGAGCCCAGTATGTGCAAATTCAGCTTCTCCAG GATGAGTCCCCAGGAGAGGGAGATCTTCCCTTTCAGCTGAGCTCTCAGTCTTCCTCCTCACATTCTCAGCTTACAGTGGATTTACCTGTTTACATACTTCAG GAACCACACAATTCCACCGAAGATGATGCAGGTTCTGATAACTCCCAGTTCACTGGAAGCACAATAAATTTACAGGATCTGGAATGA